The proteins below come from a single Candidatus Chlamydia sanziniae genomic window:
- a CDS encoding DUF1548 domain-containing protein gives MASGFTIPTTLSFTASSRVSVPIVNQSKSCHQKIINFARKISIQQFFYGSKRKIQDVFKLRDRNPLMAIVIILAAIIALVLAILFYPVKLFLFGVTCSCHYKEAPTTSDIIPTISDIIPTIIVHKKPVEVPLRIELTSEETQIVDELKITLFNQIVNTDGKLRTFKINMHPDILQQAPKPCAFLKRLTEAPQGTKCDYNELRTILRRLNVYDRDWSMIFLPYFESLSKEDNSFPDKWTFPILAHFLLEALKDPKIPNDKKREATKYISLAAGSCKPTWGEAMSRALTKLYSTSAEGENQILIWVQEFKETLLLQEHENIACKEEIELGIDPKSEATRDQQWHAINGMKAQYGESLGLVTHHLQKNLRALTQRQASLETEKGRTQYRELYLNFYHSYQHSSLNLIQSVYKAFLEAEAHTQNVVRDYALSSLQKWTNLPGTTAHIELFNSYLINEVTCDLNQVGIAYLLYILNIIAPEEDS, from the coding sequence ATGGCTAGTGGTTTTACTATTCCAACTACACTTTCCTTCACAGCTTCTTCCAGAGTTTCTGTTCCCATTGTTAACCAATCAAAATCTTGTCATCAAAAAATTATTAATTTTGCGCGAAAAATTAGCATTCAACAGTTTTTTTATGGATCTAAAAGAAAGATACAAGATGTATTTAAACTCAGGGACAGAAATCCCCTCATGGCGATAGTTATCATCCTTGCTGCCATCATAGCTTTGGTACTTGCTATTCTCTTCTATCCTGTTAAGCTCTTTCTTTTTGGAGTTACCTGTTCTTGCCATTATAAGGAAGCTCCTACAACTTCTGACATTATACCAACAATATCTGACATTATACCAACAATAATAGTTCATAAAAAACCAGTGGAGGTTCCTTTAAGAATAGAACTGACTTCTGAAGAAACACAGATAGTCGATGAACTAAAAATAACCTTATTTAATCAAATTGTGAATACTGATGGAAAATTACGAACTTTTAAAATTAACATGCATCCTGACATTCTTCAGCAAGCCCCTAAACCGTGTGCATTCCTTAAAAGATTAACAGAAGCTCCTCAGGGAACCAAATGCGATTATAACGAGTTAAGGACTATCTTGCGTCGTTTAAATGTCTACGATAGAGACTGGTCAATGATTTTTCTCCCCTATTTTGAATCTCTCTCAAAAGAGGATAACAGTTTTCCTGACAAATGGACCTTTCCTATTCTTGCACACTTCCTACTTGAAGCCCTTAAAGATCCGAAAATTCCCAACGATAAAAAACGCGAAGCTACTAAGTATATTAGCCTCGCTGCTGGTTCCTGCAAACCAACTTGGGGAGAAGCAATGAGTAGAGCTCTTACCAAACTCTACAGTACATCCGCCGAAGGTGAAAATCAAATTCTTATTTGGGTTCAAGAATTTAAAGAAACCCTACTGCTTCAAGAACATGAAAATATAGCTTGTAAAGAAGAAATAGAGCTTGGCATTGATCCAAAGAGCGAAGCAACTCGTGATCAGCAATGGCATGCTATTAACGGTATGAAGGCACAATATGGCGAATCCCTAGGACTTGTTACTCACCATCTCCAAAAAAACCTACGAGCTTTAACACAACGTCAAGCTTCTCTAGAAACAGAAAAAGGAAGAACGCAGTATCGCGAACTTTATTTAAACTTTTACCATAGCTATCAACACTCTAGTTTAAATCTTATCCAAAGTGTTTACAAAGCTTTTCTAGAAGCTGAAGCACACACACAAAACGTGGTGCGTGATTATGCGCTTTCTTCTTTACAAAAATGGACTAATCTTCCCGGAACTACTGCTCATATAGAACTTTTCAATTCTTATTTGATAAATGAAGTTACTTGTGATCTTAACCAAGTAGGTATCGCTTATTTACTTTACATCCTAAACATTATTGCTCCTGAGGAGGATTCTTAG
- the lpxB gene encoding lipid-A-disaccharide synthase: protein MVFFDLTCFLYPLGFIANLFFGMAFSLQWWLSERRKQVYVPRVFWKLSFVGALLMIAHGFIQSQFPVVLLHAINLVIYFRNLNITSTRRISFIQTVAVMVFTIILSIFPFLFSTYIFSGTTWMALPSIFQLPFSTVKFYWHLIGCLGLLLFASRFLLQWWHIEFRQKEGLPVAFWQVGFVGSFLASIYFIRIVDPVNILSYSCGLFPPIANLRLLYKEQSSRPYTQDHCFLSAGEASGDILGANLIHTIKSLYPSTVCSGVGGPLMRAKGFQAILYTEQFQVSGFVEVFASFFKLFKSYRKILKFILQEKPGVVICIDFPDFHLLLIKKLRKCGYKGKIIQYVCPSIWAWRPKRKQILEKYVDTLLVILPFEQELFRHSPLKTVYLGHPLVEEITNYKPNPLWKEELSLIDRPIIAAFPGSRRGDIERNLRVQIQAFLSSSLARTHQLLVSSSYPKYDPLIRAILKSEACEHSGLVPATLRYELMRSCDCALAKCGTIVLEAALNSVPTIVTCRLRPIDTFLTKYVFKIFLPAYSLPNIITNSIIFPEFMGGKEDFHPDEIAVALELLMKGNARDQQRIACQKLFTILRTGIVPLETWIHYLYQNQESASSLDEKIPLIVN from the coding sequence ATGGTTTTCTTTGACTTAACTTGTTTTCTTTATCCTTTAGGATTCATTGCCAATCTTTTTTTTGGAATGGCATTTTCCTTACAGTGGTGGCTAAGCGAAAGACGTAAGCAGGTCTACGTTCCCAGAGTATTTTGGAAGCTTTCTTTCGTAGGGGCTCTTTTGATGATAGCTCATGGTTTTATTCAAAGCCAATTTCCTGTGGTTTTGCTTCATGCTATAAATTTAGTTATTTATTTTAGGAATTTAAACATCACTTCTACTCGGAGGATTTCCTTCATACAAACCGTAGCTGTTATGGTTTTTACCATTATTCTTTCGATATTTCCTTTTCTTTTTTCTACCTACATTTTTTCTGGGACAACATGGATGGCCTTACCAAGCATCTTCCAACTTCCATTTTCTACAGTAAAATTTTATTGGCATCTTATCGGTTGTTTGGGTTTGTTATTATTCGCAAGTCGTTTCCTATTGCAATGGTGGCATATAGAATTTCGCCAAAAAGAAGGTCTTCCCGTAGCATTTTGGCAGGTGGGTTTTGTTGGTAGTTTCTTAGCCTCCATTTATTTCATCCGCATTGTAGATCCTGTGAATATCCTGAGCTATAGCTGTGGACTCTTTCCTCCCATTGCGAACTTACGCCTTCTCTACAAAGAGCAGTCTTCTCGTCCTTACACTCAAGACCATTGCTTTCTTTCTGCTGGAGAAGCTAGCGGTGATATTTTAGGAGCAAACCTCATCCATACAATAAAATCTCTTTATCCTTCCACAGTATGTTCAGGAGTAGGAGGGCCTTTAATGCGAGCTAAAGGATTTCAAGCTATCCTTTATACTGAGCAGTTCCAAGTATCTGGATTTGTTGAAGTCTTCGCTTCATTCTTCAAGTTGTTCAAAAGCTACCGGAAAATCTTAAAATTCATTCTTCAAGAAAAACCCGGAGTTGTTATCTGCATTGACTTTCCAGATTTTCATCTTTTGTTAATTAAAAAATTAAGAAAATGTGGTTATAAGGGGAAAATTATTCAGTATGTCTGCCCCAGCATTTGGGCTTGGCGTCCCAAAAGAAAACAGATATTAGAAAAATATGTTGATACTCTTCTAGTTATTCTACCCTTTGAACAAGAACTCTTCAGACACAGTCCTTTAAAGACGGTATATCTTGGTCACCCTCTTGTTGAGGAGATTACCAATTATAAACCGAATCCTCTCTGGAAAGAAGAGCTTTCTCTTATTGATCGTCCTATTATTGCTGCCTTTCCTGGCAGCCGTCGAGGAGATATTGAAAGGAATTTGCGTGTTCAAATACAAGCTTTCCTCTCATCATCACTTGCTCGAACCCACCAACTTCTGGTTTCATCCTCTTATCCTAAATACGACCCTCTTATTCGAGCAATTCTTAAAAGTGAAGCATGCGAGCATAGTGGACTAGTTCCTGCAACTTTACGTTACGAACTCATGAGAAGTTGTGATTGCGCCTTAGCAAAATGTGGAACTATAGTTTTAGAAGCAGCTCTAAATTCCGTGCCCACTATCGTTACTTGTCGGTTGAGACCTATAGATACTTTTCTTACAAAGTACGTGTTTAAAATCTTCCTGCCAGCATATTCTCTGCCCAATATTATTACGAATTCCATTATTTTCCCAGAATTCATGGGAGGAAAGGAGGATTTTCATCCCGACGAAATAGCTGTAGCGTTAGAACTTCTTATGAAAGGCAATGCTAGAGATCAGCAGCGGATTGCATGTCAAAAACTTTTTACAATTCTGCGCACAGGAATAGTTCCACTTGAAACTTGGATCCACTATTTATATCAAAATCAAGAAAGTGCATCTTCGTTGGACGAAAAAATACCGCTGATCGTAAATTAA
- the pcnB gene encoding polynucleotide adenylyltransferase PcnB — MVCENNILSSRGIDLLKKKNKPVLTPTTYSAVDHNIQLSDFSPQALSVVKMLRKAGHTAYLVGGCIRDLLLNTTPKDFDISTSARPEEIKAIFKNCILVGKRFRLAHIRFSSQIIEVSTFRSGNTEEDSLITKDNLWGTPEEDVLRRDFTINGLFYDPKEQTIIDYTCGVSDLKNLYLRTIGDPFIRFKQDPVRMLRLLKILSRYPFIVESQTQEALITCRHELTKSSQVRVFEELIKMLNSGTAAPFFHLLAENHLLEILFPYMDKVFRLNYALQEQTVTCLKILDKKIQAKEARYDRHQLMATFLFPLVNFNVRYKYQKHPNLSLTAIFDYIKNFLEQFFADSFTSCSKKNFILIALILQMQYRLTPLIPPKKIHFFNKKLLYHARFLEALSLLEIRSIVYPKLDKVCSAWIRHYQSIKT; from the coding sequence ATGGTCTGCGAAAATAACATTCTCTCCAGCAGAGGCATAGACTTGTTAAAAAAAAAAAATAAACCTGTTCTAACCCCTACTACCTATTCTGCCGTTGACCACAATATTCAACTCAGTGATTTTTCCCCTCAAGCACTTTCTGTGGTCAAAATGTTGCGCAAGGCGGGTCATACAGCTTATCTCGTTGGTGGTTGCATACGAGATTTGTTATTAAACACTACTCCTAAAGACTTTGATATTTCTACTTCTGCGAGACCCGAAGAAATCAAAGCTATTTTTAAAAATTGTATTTTAGTAGGGAAACGATTTCGTCTTGCACATATAAGATTTTCTAGCCAAATTATTGAAGTTTCTACATTTCGGTCTGGGAATACTGAAGAAGACTCTTTAATTACCAAAGACAATCTCTGGGGCACACCGGAAGAAGATGTTTTAAGAAGAGATTTTACAATTAATGGTTTGTTTTACGATCCTAAGGAACAAACAATTATAGATTATACCTGTGGTGTTAGTGACTTAAAAAACCTTTATTTGCGTACAATTGGCGATCCTTTTATTCGGTTTAAACAAGATCCTGTACGCATGCTTAGGCTTTTGAAAATTCTATCCCGATATCCCTTCATTGTAGAGTCCCAAACTCAAGAAGCTTTAATCACCTGCCGACACGAATTAACTAAAAGTTCACAAGTGCGAGTCTTTGAAGAACTCATCAAAATGCTTAACTCTGGGACTGCAGCTCCTTTTTTTCATTTACTTGCTGAGAATCATTTGTTGGAAATTCTTTTTCCTTATATGGACAAGGTGTTTCGCCTAAACTACGCTTTACAAGAACAAACTGTCACCTGCCTCAAGATTTTAGATAAAAAAATTCAAGCAAAAGAAGCTCGCTATGATCGCCATCAACTCATGGCAACATTTCTCTTTCCTTTAGTAAATTTTAATGTTCGTTATAAATATCAGAAGCACCCAAATTTATCTCTGACTGCAATTTTTGATTATATTAAAAATTTTTTAGAACAATTTTTTGCGGATTCCTTTACAAGCTGCTCAAAAAAAAATTTTATCCTTATAGCACTTATCTTACAAATGCAGTATCGGCTTACGCCATTAATTCCTCCGAAAAAAATTCATTTTTTCAATAAAAAACTCCTTTACCACGCGCGGTTTTTGGAAGCATTGTCACTGTTAGAAATTCGTAGTATAGTTTATCCTAAACTCGATAAAGTATGCAGTGCGTGGATACGACATTATCAAAGCATTAAAACATAA